The following proteins are co-located in the Dehalococcoides mccartyi 195 genome:
- a CDS encoding DUF2341 domain-containing protein, whose translation MLRRLVKFISVIVLLAGLIIQPAASVTAADQLTVHFERIYESPVSVTFRVTITNEGKALPDLPLEVLFDGLNVSDLSRLTITELTINEYQVSYPTQFETIEESYTATGKLVLSIDASGQTLYQDVSLPVMDKSGNLVSSGGEIIKSGAYDRIDQKTGTVYWFTDIPVAWQTSTIQEIIPIELADWTAKSKSLKDNKLKTSISLPEKSLEKNPKGDTGWGSGTRVWDVTLSLPLLTTDSGWGSQGLMKWDLAGTIYYDDTNSSWWNNNWLYRRFIALDMTTISETLTNFPVYIKLDSTNFDFSRAQDNGEDIRFTDGVSNLDYEIVSWDSVSETAEIYVKNPVQLANVATDGIYMYYGNKAVSDGQNPAGVWSNGYVAVYHMSDASSTLINSSVGSLPGTKSGDMAAQTAGLLGYAQYFDGINDQIIVAYNAILDITSGSVEAIILPDSAGTDGYIFAKGNPALGYYCNTRYIGSINRIEWAGPSAVQSNNVFTDTDWTYISFTCNGRAISFYHNGTAAGSQTLSSDPDTNTDGLYIGNRMGGSSGSTYFDGLIDELRISGVVRSAAWLAATNLNLMSPDTFLIFGTEEGKPADPANLSADISGNNIELTWVKGDLSLSTVIVRGSLHYPESPDDGLVVYDGPAESFTDTGAAGELSTHYYRAWGYSGWGYSDGYSQDRTEGIMIGVIITLGLIAIAYIKRDIIMTIIAGISLLLLGYGIIDPDIGGNAIIQALPIILMSVYMIIRAAIYATNRREV comes from the coding sequence ATGCTGCGGCGGTTAGTTAAATTTATATCTGTTATAGTCCTGCTGGCTGGCCTGATTATTCAGCCGGCTGCTTCGGTAACAGCAGCTGACCAGCTGACCGTCCACTTCGAGCGTATCTACGAAAGCCCGGTCAGTGTGACCTTCCGTGTCACTATCACCAATGAGGGTAAAGCCCTGCCCGACCTGCCGCTTGAAGTCCTATTTGACGGATTGAATGTCTCAGACCTATCTCGTCTTACTATTACAGAGCTGACCATAAATGAATATCAGGTCAGTTACCCTACCCAGTTTGAAACTATTGAAGAGAGTTATACTGCTACCGGTAAATTGGTACTCAGTATAGATGCCAGCGGCCAGACCCTATACCAGGATGTTTCACTTCCGGTTATGGATAAATCAGGTAACCTGGTTTCATCCGGAGGGGAAATTATCAAATCAGGTGCCTATGATAGGATAGATCAGAAAACAGGTACGGTGTACTGGTTTACGGATATCCCGGTTGCCTGGCAAACCAGTACTATACAGGAGATTATCCCTATAGAATTGGCTGACTGGACAGCAAAATCCAAGTCTCTTAAGGACAATAAACTTAAGACCTCTATATCTTTACCTGAAAAGAGCCTGGAAAAGAACCCTAAAGGTGATACCGGCTGGGGCAGCGGTACCCGGGTATGGGACGTCACCTTATCTCTTCCCCTGCTGACTACTGATAGCGGATGGGGCAGTCAGGGACTGATGAAATGGGATTTAGCCGGCACAATCTACTATGATGATACTAACTCCAGCTGGTGGAATAATAACTGGCTGTACCGCCGTTTTATCGCCCTGGATATGACCACAATCTCCGAAACTCTGACCAATTTCCCGGTGTATATCAAACTGGATTCCACCAATTTTGATTTTAGCCGGGCACAGGATAATGGAGAGGATATCCGTTTTACAGATGGGGTGAGTAACCTGGATTATGAGATTGTCAGCTGGGATTCTGTATCTGAAACAGCTGAGATTTATGTCAAGAATCCTGTTCAGCTGGCCAATGTGGCTACTGATGGCATATATATGTACTACGGGAATAAGGCCGTCAGTGATGGACAGAATCCCGCCGGTGTCTGGTCAAACGGATATGTGGCTGTGTACCATATGTCTGATGCCAGCTCTACCCTAATAAATAGCTCCGTAGGCAGCCTGCCAGGTACTAAATCCGGCGATATGGCCGCACAAACCGCCGGACTGCTGGGGTATGCCCAGTACTTTGACGGAATAAATGACCAGATAATCGTTGCCTATAATGCCATTCTGGATATTACCAGCGGCAGCGTAGAAGCGATTATCCTGCCTGACAGCGCCGGTACAGACGGCTATATCTTTGCTAAGGGCAACCCTGCCCTGGGCTACTACTGCAATACCCGCTATATTGGCAGCATAAACCGGATAGAATGGGCGGGACCATCAGCTGTCCAGAGTAATAATGTTTTTACCGATACTGACTGGACATATATTTCGTTTACCTGCAATGGCCGGGCTATCAGCTTCTACCATAACGGCACTGCCGCCGGATCACAGACCCTGAGCTCTGACCCGGACACTAATACTGACGGGTTATATATTGGCAACCGGATGGGCGGCAGCAGCGGCAGCACCTATTTTGACGGTCTGATTGATGAACTGCGTATCTCGGGTGTTGTCCGCTCGGCTGCCTGGTTGGCTGCTACTAATTTAAACCTTATGTCTCCGGATACTTTCCTCATTTTCGGCACAGAAGAGGGAAAGCCGGCAGATCCGGCTAACCTCTCAGCTGATATCTCAGGAAATAATATTGAACTGACCTGGGTAAAAGGTGACCTGTCCCTGTCTACGGTCATTGTACGGGGCAGTCTGCATTATCCGGAATCACCAGATGATGGCCTGGTAGTATATGACGGCCCGGCTGAAAGCTTCACCGATACCGGTGCTGCCGGAGAACTAAGCACTCACTACTACAGAGCCTGGGGATATTCCGGCTGGGGATATTCGGACGGATACAGCCAGGACAGAACGGAGGGAATCATGATTGGAGTTATCATTACCCTGGGACTGATAGCTATTGCCTATATAAAGCGGGATATCATTATGACTATTATCGCCGGGATATCCCTGCTGCTCTTAGGCTACGGCATTATAGATCCGGATATTGGCGGAAATGCCATTATACAGGCTCTGCCTATTATCCTGATGAGTGTTTACATGATAATCCGGGCAGCCATCTACGCTACTAACAGAAGAGAGGTATGA